Proteins encoded by one window of Cupriavidus sp. EM10:
- a CDS encoding diguanylate cyclase domain-containing protein, with product MNLPGRRSIARPAPSAPSAPPAQPGRPAPGGHARPTLYGALRRIHLSVALIAVLTAGISLTFLGLTALRAYADHNLRLVARSIAYTVEAPVVFRDDAAAADTLSAIAGAEDLAAVTVFDRDDQPLASWQRPGKDRFPALRALAGDLLTSGPVNQPVIHESQQVGSVRVTGDPIALLHFLLQGALGLVACLLLTAVGAHYMSSRMLANIVDPLRNLMRVAHAVRSERAFGQRMPPARIEELNALSEDFNVLLDELEAWQKQLQHENRSLAHRATHDSLTGLLNRAAFTEALDLAVRAAAACNQYAAVLYLDSDDFKGINDRHGHAAGDAVLVGIADRIRACLRDTDCVARLGGDEFAVLIAALRQPEDAVRIAEGILDAMTTPLGLPDGGSIVAPLSIGVAVYPLHARNGTALLHAADAAMYGAKRQSGATWRSAEAAPPESRV from the coding sequence ATGAACTTGCCCGGCCGCCGCAGCATCGCCCGCCCTGCCCCTTCGGCGCCTTCGGCCCCTCCGGCCCAGCCTGGCCGGCCGGCGCCGGGCGGCCACGCGCGGCCGACGCTGTATGGCGCACTGCGCCGCATCCACCTGAGCGTGGCGCTGATCGCCGTGCTGACGGCCGGCATTTCGCTGACGTTCCTGGGCCTGACGGCCCTGCGCGCCTATGCCGATCACAACCTGCGGCTGGTGGCGCGGTCGATTGCCTACACGGTCGAGGCGCCGGTGGTGTTCCGCGACGACGCGGCCGCCGCCGACACGCTGTCGGCCATCGCCGGCGCCGAGGACCTGGCCGCCGTCACGGTCTTCGATCGCGACGACCAGCCGCTGGCATCGTGGCAGCGGCCCGGCAAGGACCGCTTTCCGGCCCTGCGCGCGCTGGCGGGCGACCTGCTGACGTCGGGGCCGGTCAACCAGCCGGTCATCCACGAATCCCAGCAGGTGGGCAGCGTGCGCGTCACCGGCGACCCCATCGCCCTGCTCCACTTCCTGCTGCAAGGGGCGCTGGGGCTGGTGGCCTGCCTGCTGCTGACGGCCGTGGGCGCCCATTACATGTCCAGCCGGATGCTGGCCAATATCGTCGATCCGCTACGCAACCTGATGCGCGTGGCCCACGCCGTGCGGTCCGAACGCGCGTTCGGCCAGCGCATGCCGCCGGCGCGTATCGAGGAACTGAATGCGTTGTCCGAGGACTTCAATGTGCTGCTGGACGAACTGGAGGCGTGGCAGAAGCAGCTGCAGCACGAGAACCGTTCGCTGGCGCACCGCGCGACACATGACAGCCTGACAGGATTGCTCAACCGCGCCGCTTTCACCGAGGCGCTCGACCTGGCCGTACGCGCTGCGGCGGCCTGCAACCAGTACGCCGCCGTGCTCTATCTGGACAGTGACGATTTCAAGGGCATCAACGACCGCCACGGCCACGCCGCCGGCGACGCCGTGCTGGTCGGCATCGCCGACCGGATCCGCGCCTGCCTGCGCGACACCGACTGCGTGGCCCGCCTGGGCGGCGACGAATTCGCCGTACTGATCGCCGCGCTGCGCCAGCCCGAAGATGCCGTGCGCATCGCCGAAGGCATCCTCGACGCCATGACCACCCCGCTGGGCCTGCCCGACGGCGGTTCGATCGTGGCGCCGCTCAGCATCGGCGTGGCCGTGTACCCGCTGCATGCCCGCAACGGCACGGCCCTGCTGCACGCCGCCGACGCCGCGATGTATGGCGCCAAGCGCCAGTCGGGCGCCACCTGGCGCAGCGCCGAGGCCGCTCCACCGGAATCCCGCGTCTAG
- a CDS encoding OmpA family protein has translation MPEFDAARRPHLRKAAAAMLAAVAAACLTLGGCASAPPPGKLTPAQVEVLKSQGFTLTDSGWELGLPYKVLFGFDEDVIAPERQTTLLRIGRLLHEAGIETLRIDGHTDDAGTVEYNLLLSRRRAEAVASVLSACGFPRDHLEVRGLGKGRPVADNRTAAGRAENRRVAIIVSVD, from the coding sequence ATGCCGGAATTCGACGCCGCCCGCCGCCCCCACCTGCGCAAAGCCGCGGCGGCGATGCTGGCGGCGGTTGCGGCGGCGTGCCTGACACTTGGCGGCTGCGCCAGCGCGCCCCCGCCGGGCAAGCTCACGCCCGCCCAGGTGGAGGTGCTGAAGAGCCAGGGATTCACGTTGACCGACAGCGGCTGGGAACTGGGCCTGCCGTACAAGGTGCTGTTCGGCTTCGACGAGGACGTGATCGCCCCGGAGCGCCAGACCACCCTGCTGCGCATCGGCCGCCTGCTGCATGAAGCCGGCATCGAAACGCTGCGCATCGACGGCCATACCGACGACGCCGGCACCGTCGAATACAACCTGCTGCTATCCCGCCGCCGCGCCGAAGCCGTAGCCAGCGTGCTGTCCGCCTGCGGCTTCCCGCGCGATCACCTCGAAGTGCGCGGCCTGGGCAAAGGCCGCCCCGTTGCCGACAACCGCACCGCCGCCGGCCGGGCCGAGAATCGGCGGGTTGCCATTATTGTGTCGGTGGATTAG
- a CDS encoding DUF4123 domain-containing protein has product MDTTVQRPAAAQSASTWAAFESRIHATHEKLRQSSEAASLFALVDTRGHPELRAALTRLESVPFAALWDGTDLAEHQDISPLLIDIDLDAEDSGGALALLKRLWQFSERGFMVTWIWSAYELADIAEHLRKYCEYTLPDRRTFYLHFYDNRILERLRMVWSPEKWVGIAGFADEMWYRRRSGESAVWSRDATAVHAEKCLPSAITHEEHLALIALGYVDKLAMQLRELYGPCLEHLSPDQLYLAIEAQVERATSHGVKDEADMLRYVAKGLLIGPRFDEQPEIHNGLRSARRGAVPFAQVLSKVDATMDDDHIGKEARA; this is encoded by the coding sequence ATGGATACGACCGTACAACGGCCGGCCGCGGCGCAGTCGGCATCCACCTGGGCAGCTTTCGAATCCCGCATCCATGCGACCCATGAAAAGCTCAGGCAATCCAGTGAAGCTGCATCCCTTTTCGCACTGGTTGACACGCGGGGACATCCAGAATTGCGCGCGGCCTTGACACGTCTCGAGTCTGTCCCGTTCGCCGCCCTGTGGGACGGCACCGATCTGGCGGAACATCAGGACATATCGCCGCTGCTGATCGATATTGATCTCGATGCGGAAGATTCCGGTGGCGCGCTGGCACTCCTCAAACGCCTCTGGCAATTTTCGGAGCGTGGATTCATGGTGACGTGGATCTGGTCTGCCTACGAACTGGCAGACATAGCCGAGCATCTTCGTAAATATTGCGAATACACACTGCCGGACCGGCGTACGTTCTACCTGCACTTCTATGACAACCGCATACTGGAGCGGTTACGCATGGTGTGGTCACCCGAGAAGTGGGTCGGCATCGCAGGCTTTGCAGACGAAATGTGGTATCGGCGGCGTTCCGGCGAATCTGCGGTCTGGAGCCGCGATGCCACTGCAGTCCATGCGGAGAAGTGCCTGCCGTCGGCTATCACCCACGAGGAGCATCTGGCTCTGATCGCCTTGGGGTATGTCGACAAGCTGGCGATGCAACTACGGGAGCTCTACGGCCCTTGCCTCGAACACCTTTCGCCGGATCAACTTTATCTTGCCATCGAGGCGCAGGTGGAGAGGGCCACATCACACGGTGTCAAGGACGAAGCCGACATGCTGCGCTACGTGGCTAAAGGTCTGCTAATTGGCCCCCGGTTCGACGAACAGCCGGAGATCCACAACGGCCTGCGGTCGGCGCGACGCGGCGCTGTGCCGTTTGCGCAAGTCTTGTCCAAGGTTGACGCCACCATGGATGATGACCATATCGGCAAGGAGGCTCGCGCATGA
- a CDS encoding DUF3304 domain-containing protein — MNRKLMSVLLMASVLVTGCDAFSSAPTYGGLSIAGFNYTPYNLDRFVVTDKYGNRASGGGDLMPGAGEGRLSCCYKLKGTEFTVKWEVYDADEAIRSIDARQPIKTIQKSAQVHFPPTKVKGDLGERVLGLHFYPDDHVEFEFRTDLGGSRILYVDVWDWLRKTHRALINPDNEDETSVVFRRTARLAANGWVKYRFTDTNDLQQYVYYTLLNPNFDQHPAIQRIIAESRDKPGAFGAAMAELPTPIVEALKQGNSANSEQRATHG; from the coding sequence ATGAATAGAAAGCTGATGAGCGTGTTGCTTATGGCCTCGGTGCTCGTCACCGGATGCGATGCGTTTTCCTCCGCGCCGACCTATGGCGGATTGAGCATCGCGGGGTTCAACTACACGCCGTATAACCTCGATCGTTTCGTTGTTACCGACAAATATGGCAATCGCGCGAGCGGCGGCGGCGATCTCATGCCTGGCGCGGGGGAAGGCAGGCTCAGTTGCTGCTACAAGCTGAAGGGGACTGAATTCACGGTGAAGTGGGAGGTCTACGACGCGGACGAAGCCATTCGCTCGATTGATGCTCGCCAGCCGATCAAGACAATACAAAAATCCGCGCAGGTTCATTTCCCCCCAACCAAGGTCAAGGGCGACCTTGGCGAGCGCGTGCTCGGCCTGCATTTCTACCCCGACGATCATGTCGAATTCGAGTTTCGGACCGATCTTGGTGGTTCGCGAATACTGTATGTCGACGTATGGGATTGGTTGCGCAAGACCCACAGAGCACTCATCAATCCGGACAACGAAGACGAAACCAGCGTTGTGTTTCGCAGGACGGCGCGTCTGGCTGCCAACGGATGGGTGAAATATCGCTTTACCGATACCAACGACCTGCAGCAGTACGTCTACTACACCCTGCTGAACCCGAACTTCGATCAGCATCCCGCGATCCAGAGGATCATCGCCGAGTCCAGGGACAAGCCCGGCGCCTTCGGCGCGGCCATGGCGGAACTTCCCACGCCGATCGTGGAAGCCCTCAAACAAGGCAACTCCGCAAATTCTGAACAGCGAGCAACCCATGGCTGA
- a CDS encoding DUF3304 domain-containing protein: protein MAELKMKARALIVLLAASVLITGCDAFSSAPTYGGLSVAGFNYTPYNLDRFVITDKYGNSASGGGDLMPGAGEGRLSCCYKLKGTEFTVKWEVYDADEAIKDLYAPIKKLHKETTIHFPPTKVKGDLGERVLGLHFYPDDHVEFEFRTDLRGSRIRYVDVWSWLRKTHRALINPDNEDETSVVFRRTARLAANGWVKYRFTDTNDLQQYVYYTLLNPSFDQHPAIQKIIAETRDKPGAFGAAMAELPTPIVEALKQGSAVNPEQRATHG, encoded by the coding sequence ATGGCTGAACTCAAGATGAAAGCAAGAGCGCTGATCGTATTGCTCGCTGCCTCGGTGCTCATCACAGGATGCGATGCGTTTTCCTCTGCGCCGACCTATGGCGGACTGAGCGTCGCGGGGTTCAACTACACGCCGTATAACCTCGATCGCTTCGTTATCACCGACAAGTATGGCAACAGTGCGAGCGGGGGCGGCGATCTCATGCCCGGCGCGGGGGAAGGCAGGCTCAGTTGCTGCTACAAGCTGAAGGGGACCGAGTTCACGGTGAAGTGGGAGGTCTATGACGCGGACGAAGCCATCAAGGACTTATACGCGCCGATCAAGAAGCTACACAAGGAAACGACAATCCATTTCCCTCCCACCAAGGTCAAGGGCGACCTTGGCGAGCGCGTGCTCGGCCTGCATTTCTACCCCGACGATCATGTCGAATTCGAGTTTCGGACCGATCTCAGGGGATCGCGGATTCGCTATGTGGACGTATGGAGCTGGTTGCGCAAGACCCACAGAGCACTCATCAATCCGGACAACGAAGACGAAACCAGCGTTGTGTTTCGCAGGACGGCGCGTCTAGCTGCCAACGGATGGGTGAAATATCGCTTTACCGATACCAACGACCTGCAGCAGTACGTCTACTACACCTTGCTGAATCCGAGCTTCGATCAGCACCCCGCGATCCAGAAGATCATCGCCGAGACCAGGGACAAGCCCGGCGCCTTCGGCGCGGCCATGGCGGAACTTCCCACGCCGATCGTGGAAGCCCTCAAACAAGGCAGCGCAGTAAATCCGGAACAGCGAGCAACCCATGGCTGA
- a CDS encoding DUF3304 domain-containing protein, whose protein sequence is MAEIKMKARMLSVLLAASVLVTGCDAFSSAPTYGGLSIAGFNYTPYNLSRFVITDKYGNRASGGGDLMPGAGEGRLSCCYKLKGTEFTVKWEVYDADEAIRSIDARQPIKTIQKSAQIHFPPTKVKGGLGERVLGLHFYPDDHVEFEFRTDLGGTRIFYSDIDSWLVKKQGKTFNDTMEDAVAFRRTARIAAEGWKKYRFTNTQDLEQYVYYTLLNPNFDQHPAIQKIIAETRDKPGAFGAAMVELPISIVEALKQGHSVNSEQRATHG, encoded by the coding sequence ATGGCTGAAATCAAAATGAAAGCAAGAATGCTGAGCGTGTTGCTCGCTGCCTCGGTGCTCGTCACCGGATGCGATGCGTTTTCCTCCGCGCCGACCTATGGCGGATTGAGCATCGCGGGTTTCAACTACACACCGTATAACCTGAGTCGCTTCGTTATCACCGACAAGTATGGCAATCGCGCGAGCGGCGGCGGCGATCTCATGCCTGGCGCGGGGGAAGGCAGGCTCAGTTGCTGCTACAAGCTGAAGGGGACGGAATTCACGGTGAAGTGGGAGGTCTACGACGCGGACGAAGCCATTCGCTCGATTGATGCTCGCCAGCCGATCAAGACAATACAAAAATCCGCGCAGATTCATTTCCCCCCAACCAAGGTCAAGGGCGGACTTGGCGAACGCGTGCTCGGCTTGCACTTCTACCCCGACGATCATGTCGAATTCGAGTTCCGCACGGATCTGGGCGGCACGCGGATCTTTTACTCCGACATCGACTCATGGTTGGTCAAGAAACAGGGAAAAACCTTCAATGACACCATGGAGGACGCGGTCGCATTCCGTCGAACGGCAAGGATCGCTGCGGAAGGCTGGAAAAAGTACCGGTTCACCAATACGCAGGACCTGGAGCAGTACGTCTACTACACCTTGCTGAACCCGAACTTCGATCAGCATCCCGCGATCCAGAAGATCATCGCCGAGACCAGGGACAAGCCCGGCGCCTTCGGCGCGGCCATGGTGGAACTGCCCATATCGATCGTGGAAGCCCTCAAACAAGGCCACTCAGTAAATTCTGAACAGCGAGCAACCCATGGCTGA
- a CDS encoding DUF3304 domain-containing protein encodes MAELKIQARMLSVLLAASVLVTGCDALSSAPTYSGLSVAGFNYTPYNLDRFVVTDKYGNRASGGGDLMPGAGEGRLSCCYKLKGTEFTVTWNVVDQDEFLKDPYGPLPEIHKTAHVHFPPTKIKGDLGERVLGLHFYPDDHVEFEFRTDLGGTRIFYSTIDSWLLKKQGKTFKDTMEDWVAFRRTARIASEGWTKYRLTDTQDLQQYVYYTLLVNPNFDQHPAIQKIIAETSDKPGAFGAAMANLPEPMVEALRRKKFEPTATEENHG; translated from the coding sequence ATGGCTGAACTCAAAATACAAGCAAGAATGCTGAGCGTATTGCTCGCTGCCTCGGTGCTCGTCACCGGATGCGATGCACTTTCCTCCGCGCCAACCTATAGCGGACTGAGCGTCGCGGGGTTCAACTACACGCCGTATAACCTCGATCGTTTCGTTGTTACCGACAAGTACGGCAATCGTGCGAGTGGAGGCGGCGATCTTATGCCCGGCGCGGGGGAAGGCAGGCTCAGCTGCTGCTACAAGCTGAAGGGGACGGAATTTACGGTTACGTGGAACGTCGTCGATCAGGACGAGTTTCTGAAGGATCCATATGGGCCACTCCCGGAAATTCACAAGACTGCCCACGTGCATTTCCCTCCCACCAAGATCAAAGGCGACCTTGGCGAGCGCGTGCTCGGTCTGCATTTCTACCCCGACGATCATGTGGAATTTGAGTTCCGAACGGATCTGGGCGGCACGCGGATCTTCTACTCGACCATTGATTCGTGGTTGCTCAAAAAGCAGGGGAAGACCTTCAAGGACACCATGGAGGACTGGGTCGCGTTCCGCCGAACGGCAAGAATCGCTAGTGAAGGCTGGACGAAATATCGGCTCACCGATACGCAGGACCTCCAGCAGTATGTCTACTACACCCTGCTGGTGAATCCGAACTTCGATCAGCACCCCGCGATCCAGAAGATCATCGCCGAGACCAGCGACAAGCCTGGAGCTTTCGGTGCGGCCATGGCGAACCTTCCCGAGCCGATGGTCGAAGCATTGAGGCGCAAAAAATTCGAGCCAACCGCGACGGAAGAGAACCATGGCTGA